From a single Actinomyces viscosus genomic region:
- a CDS encoding ABC transporter permease, with protein sequence MTAPREETPGTDGAARADAGTGSGRGRPGGPGGPRPGWGERIGWALAAACPLAFLTVFFAWPVATLMGRGLAPDGALDLGGFGEVLARERTWRILGQTLTQTTLGTAVCVALGVPGALVLYRRSFPGRDLLRGVVTVPFVLPTVVVGVAFHALVTRGGPLEALGLDGTLTAVVAALAFFNYGLVVRTVGTMWSRLDPRAVEAARALGASPGRAFATVTLPALAPAIASAASLTFLFCATAYGVVLVLGGVGVGTIETEIYRLTTQYLDLRGAAVLSVVQLGVIALALWVAERARAATQTRLRLRTEVPAPRLRAADAPALAVTAATVVGLLVAPMAVLVVRSLQRDGAWTLANYTDLGTTGGRSALLVTVWEAAVNSVSVAVAAAAIALTLGAAVCLVISRRPRSRALARVITGLDAVFMLPLGVSAVTVGFGFLITLARPPLALTRSWWILPLAQAVVAVPLVVRTLLPTLRAIDPRQREAAAALGAGPARVLLTVDGPQLLRAGGLAAGFALATSLGEFGATSFLARPQEPTLPVVVYRLIGSPGSQNQGMALAGGVVLAVGSAAVMLGCEWLQTRLGPGGGHGDGRAVAATDGGGRP encoded by the coding sequence GTGACCGCGCCGCGCGAGGAGACCCCGGGGACCGACGGCGCCGCCCGAGCCGACGCCGGGACCGGCAGCGGGCGGGGCCGGCCGGGCGGACCCGGCGGGCCCCGGCCGGGCTGGGGCGAGCGCATCGGCTGGGCCCTGGCCGCAGCCTGCCCGCTGGCCTTCCTGACGGTCTTCTTCGCCTGGCCCGTGGCCACGCTCATGGGACGCGGCCTCGCGCCGGACGGCGCCCTGGACCTGGGCGGCTTCGGCGAGGTCCTCGCCCGCGAGCGCACCTGGCGGATCCTGGGCCAGACCCTCACCCAGACGACCCTCGGCACCGCCGTGTGCGTGGCCCTCGGCGTCCCCGGGGCCCTCGTGCTCTACCGGCGCTCCTTCCCCGGCCGCGACCTGCTGCGCGGGGTGGTCACCGTGCCCTTCGTGCTGCCGACCGTCGTCGTCGGCGTCGCCTTCCACGCCCTGGTCACCCGCGGCGGCCCCCTGGAGGCCCTGGGCCTGGACGGGACGCTGACCGCGGTCGTGGCCGCGCTGGCCTTCTTCAACTACGGGCTCGTGGTGCGCACCGTGGGCACCATGTGGTCGCGGCTCGACCCGCGCGCCGTGGAGGCCGCCCGGGCGCTGGGAGCCTCGCCGGGCCGGGCCTTCGCCACCGTCACCCTGCCCGCGCTGGCGCCCGCGATCGCCTCGGCCGCCTCCCTGACCTTCCTGTTCTGCGCCACCGCCTACGGGGTGGTGCTCGTGCTCGGCGGGGTGGGGGTCGGCACCATCGAGACCGAGATCTACCGGCTGACCACCCAGTACCTCGACCTGCGGGGCGCGGCCGTCCTGTCCGTGGTCCAGCTCGGCGTCATCGCGCTGGCCCTGTGGGTGGCCGAGCGGGCGCGCGCCGCCACCCAGACGCGCCTGCGCCTGCGCACCGAGGTCCCGGCCCCGCGGCTGCGCGCCGCCGACGCCCCCGCGCTCGCGGTCACCGCCGCCACGGTCGTGGGGCTGCTGGTGGCGCCGATGGCGGTGCTCGTGGTGCGCTCCCTGCAGCGCGACGGCGCCTGGACCCTGGCGAACTACACCGACCTGGGCACGACCGGCGGGCGCAGCGCCCTGCTCGTGACCGTGTGGGAGGCGGCCGTGAACTCGGTGAGCGTGGCCGTGGCGGCCGCGGCCATCGCCCTGACGCTGGGGGCGGCCGTCTGCCTGGTCATCTCGCGCCGGCCCCGCAGCCGGGCGCTGGCCCGGGTCATCACCGGGCTCGACGCCGTCTTCATGCTGCCGCTGGGGGTCTCCGCCGTGACGGTCGGCTTCGGCTTCCTCATCACCCTGGCGCGCCCGCCGCTGGCCCTGACCCGCTCCTGGTGGATCCTGCCGCTGGCGCAGGCCGTGGTGGCCGTGCCGCTGGTGGTGCGCACCCTGCTGCCGACGCTGCGCGCCATCGACCCGCGCCAGCGCGAGGCCGCGGCCGCCCTGGGGGCCGGGCCCGCCCGGGTGCTGCTGACCGTGGACGGGCCCCAGCTGCTGCGCGCCGGCGGGCTGGCCGCCGGCTTCGCCCTGGCGACCTCGCTGGGGGAGTTCGGGGCGACGTCGTTCCTGGCCCGGCCCCAGGAGCCGACGCTGCCGGTGGTCGTCTACCGGCTCATCGGCAGCCCCGGCTCCCAGAACCAGGGGATGGCCCTGGCCGGCGGCGTGGTGCTGGCGGTGGGCAGCGCCGCCGTCATGCTCGGCTGCGAGTGGCTCCAGACCCGGCTCGGGCCCGGAGGAGGACATGGAGACGGCCGCGCGGTGGCCGCAACGGACGGAGGTGGGCGGCCATGA
- a CDS encoding thiamine ABC transporter substrate-binding protein has product MTTQSTQPGRQPARPARPVSSARAPLPGNRPSRHPARPALSRRALLAGTAAGAVGLGLAACGRSGKTDSKTVTVVTHDSFHVSDDLIKSFTSETGYTLKVATSGDAGALVNKLVLTKDAPLGDAVFGIDNTYATRALDQGVIDTSATVTLPQSAEGYVVADTPALAPIDVGDVCLNIDTGYFTGKGLTPPATFEDLTKPEYKGLLVAINPTNSSPGMAWLLATIGHFGAGSFADYWKQLTANDARIAEDWTSAYETDFSASGKGTYPVVVSYASSPSFTVSDDGASSSTSALLDTAFRQVEYAGVLKGAANPEGGKAFVEWMLSKAVQEDIPGQMYMYPVLPDATLPEALTKFGPLSIAPVTVDPKEITAHREEWLSTWTEAVGK; this is encoded by the coding sequence ATGACCACCCAGTCCACTCAGCCAGGCCGCCAGCCGGCCCGACCCGCCCGCCCGGTCTCGTCCGCCCGGGCACCGCTGCCCGGCAACCGGCCCTCCCGCCATCCCGCCCGCCCGGCCCTCAGCCGCCGCGCCCTGCTCGCCGGCACCGCCGCCGGCGCTGTCGGCCTGGGCCTGGCCGCCTGCGGCAGGAGCGGCAAGACCGACTCCAAGACCGTCACGGTCGTCACCCACGACTCCTTCCACGTCTCGGACGACCTCATCAAGTCCTTCACCTCCGAGACCGGCTACACCCTCAAGGTCGCCACCTCCGGCGACGCCGGCGCCCTGGTCAACAAGCTCGTCCTGACCAAGGACGCGCCGCTGGGCGATGCCGTCTTCGGCATCGACAACACCTATGCCACCCGCGCCCTCGACCAGGGCGTCATCGACACCTCCGCCACCGTCACCCTGCCCCAGAGCGCCGAGGGCTACGTCGTCGCCGACACCCCGGCCCTCGCCCCGATCGACGTCGGCGACGTCTGCCTCAACATCGACACCGGCTACTTCACCGGCAAGGGCCTCACGCCCCCCGCCACCTTCGAGGACCTGACCAAACCCGAGTACAAGGGCCTGCTCGTGGCCATCAACCCCACGAACTCCTCGCCCGGCATGGCCTGGCTGCTGGCCACCATCGGCCACTTCGGTGCAGGCTCCTTCGCCGACTACTGGAAGCAGCTCACCGCCAACGACGCCCGGATCGCCGAGGACTGGACCAGCGCCTACGAGACCGACTTCTCCGCCAGCGGCAAGGGCACCTACCCCGTCGTCGTCTCCTACGCCTCCTCCCCCTCCTTCACGGTCTCCGACGACGGCGCCTCCAGCTCCACCTCCGCCCTGCTGGACACCGCCTTCCGCCAGGTCGAGTACGCCGGGGTCCTCAAGGGCGCCGCCAACCCGGAGGGCGGCAAGGCCTTCGTGGAGTGGATGCTCTCCAAGGCCGTCCAGGAGGATATCCCCGGCCAGATGTACATGTACCCGGTCCTGCCCGACGCCACCCTGCCCGAGGCCCTGACCAAGTTCGGGCCGCTGTCCATCGCGCCGGTGACCGTGGATCCCAAGGAGATCACCGCCCACCGCGAGGAGTGGCTGAGCACCTGGACCGAGGCCGTCGGCAAGTGA
- a CDS encoding IS630 family transposase, translating to MRLKSEAVVLLSKGVDTAVVAQVVERTPETVRSWAREWNRYRLASIHTGHAGNLNASRLTATQRQEVAGVLSRPPSEQGLPIGFWDVPHLAAWVYDHFEVEYASAASYRFLLHMAGLSFHRPQTVDQRRPPQADVDQRMSQIRSEIVRKWSDPEVMVVCADEVRIEHEAIVRRAWIRRGDAARLEVDRRRQAQSYIGFLHETDGTVDLMTLDWQDTGTITQALIDLTVKHPDKKKIVIVWDNASWHRSAKLTNSLKTIKNLERIHLINLPAYSPDENPIEHVWKEAKDSISNHQRATFPQTRQAFETFIQANKFPYRLTK from the coding sequence ATGCGTTTGAAGTCCGAGGCGGTCGTGCTGCTGTCCAAGGGTGTGGATACCGCGGTCGTGGCCCAGGTCGTCGAGCGCACGCCCGAGACGGTGCGCAGCTGGGCTCGGGAGTGGAACCGGTACCGCCTGGCCTCAATCCACACCGGTCACGCCGGCAACCTCAACGCCTCCAGGCTCACCGCCACCCAGCGCCAGGAGGTGGCCGGGGTACTGTCCCGACCCCCGTCGGAGCAGGGCCTGCCCATCGGGTTCTGGGACGTGCCCCATCTGGCGGCCTGGGTCTACGACCACTTCGAGGTGGAGTACGCCTCTGCCGCCTCCTACCGGTTCCTGCTGCACATGGCGGGCCTGTCCTTCCACCGCCCCCAGACCGTTGACCAGCGCCGCCCGCCCCAGGCGGACGTTGACCAGCGCATGAGCCAGATCCGTTCCGAGATCGTCCGCAAGTGGTCCGATCCCGAGGTGATGGTGGTGTGCGCCGACGAGGTGCGTATCGAGCACGAGGCGATCGTGCGCAGGGCGTGGATCCGCCGGGGGGACGCCGCCCGCCTGGAGGTCGACCGCCGCCGCCAGGCCCAGTCCTACATCGGCTTCCTGCACGAGACCGACGGCACCGTCGACTTGATGACCCTCGACTGGCAGGACACCGGCACCATCACCCAGGCCCTGATCGACCTGACCGTGAAGCACCCCGACAAGAAGAAGATCGTCATCGTGTGGGACAACGCCTCCTGGCACCGTTCAGCAAAGCTCACAAACAGCCTCAAGACCATCAAGAACCTCGAGAGGATCCACCTGATCAACCTACCCGCCTACAGCCCCGACGAGAACCCCATCGAGCACGTCTGGAAAGAAGCAAAGGACAGTATCAGCAACCACCAAAGAGCCACATTCCCCCAAACCCGACAAGCATTCGAGACCTTCATCCAGGCAAACAAGTTCCCCTACCGACTCACAAAATAA